The Vespula vulgaris chromosome 10, iyVesVulg1.1, whole genome shotgun sequence nucleotide sequence ATGTGAATGAGGAGCGAACGTAGATATAGACGATTAAGAAGAATATGCAATAACGTCGAAGAGCTCACTTCTCTTTCCAATCCTTCAAAACGCGATTGGTATAAAATTGTCCAGCATCGTTCATTTCCTTTACGTAAGGAGCTGGCGTCGGAGAGACCGCGACCCATCCCAATGCTGGAATACTTCCGCTGATAGCAGCGAGATGATTAAAGAACGCGGAGTTTCTATTCTTCTCGCTGAATTCTTGTATCTGTTGAATCTGCGTCGAGGTTGGTGCAAGGAGAGACATTTGTTCGGATTGATTCATCGGCGCCGAGCGAGATGCAGCCAGTTGGATGAAACGTAGTTGGATTCTTAAAAAGCAACACGATTGGATCTCTCGTTCTTCGAacgatcatctttttttcgaaataatttttttttttttttttttatgaaattgtaACTCACTGGAAAGCTTTTTCAACCATTTGACTGTGAGTAGCTACATCCCCGCCAATCTTTTGACTTAGCTGAAGATATTCCTTCACCGATCCTGCCAAAAGGTCCTCGTATCCTGCTATCGAcatgttgttgctgttgttgttgccgTTGATCGACCAAACTATCGACGCTTTTTCGGGCGACGATAAAGGCGACGCCGCTGCGTTTCTCGTCGACACCGGTTGCGGTTTCTTCGGTGACGGGGTGTTAGTTTGCACCGCGGTTTCTTGAGTTTGAGCTACAGCAGACTGTGCCGGTACTCTCTCCAATCGCTTAGTTACGTTCTCAAGTCGATTCACCAAATCCTCCAGATGTTCCTCCCTGTCGTTCGCTTCGCAACCttacgaaatgaaattaattagaataaaatataaactcgATACGTTCTCGTACACCTTTGGATGCGAATCAACGAGCTAGAAACAAGAGTATTTTTTTGACGctctaaacaaaaaaaaaagaaaaaaatacgtttCTACAAAAACGTAACATttagaacgacgacgaagataaCGTGTCCTGGATCAACGTCATgcagaaaaaaagtaaacaaaaaacaaaaaaatagaaaaacactTCCATGCAGGAAACATATCGCATtatcacatacatacgtacgtatgtaaatcTATGTGCATGCTAcgttaaaaatcatataaaaagtGACAAATTGTCTATGATCATTTGCATTTCATCGTAAACATCGCACAgatacgaaaaatataaacgtaattGTGTGAACACTTTTCTGCTCGTTCCGAATTCAGAATAGCGAGTTCTGATGAGGATCTTTGCCGTTggcaataataatttgaaacacCTGCGAGAGGATAAGTTTCGCGATGCGAATGTTAGGGTGTATATTAAAGCGGAATCCGCGTATAAATAGTTTCTGTCAACATTCTCTACTGGGTCATTATGTTGCAAGCAACGTGTAGACAGAATTGAAGAACGTTATTACTGAGATTTAACCCATGAAAATTCTAGAGAAATGAGAGCGTTACGTGGCCGCGCTGGAAGAATAGATTCAACatagtaattaatatacacGCGACAACGTAATTCatacgaataatattataacaagcTTTGCTCCGTAATTGACGGGCGTACCACCGGTAACTCGATAACTTTGACAAATTGCGTGGAtacgatattttcaatttaaaaatgacgAACACGTCAGTGATAACGAGGTAGGATTAAAgtacgataaaagaagaagaaaaaaagagaggaaggggaaaaagaaagaaaaaaaaaagaatgagtcGATTCATCGTCGACTTTACTTTCGTATTCGcgaattgaaatataatagattaatgaaaaatacctcgataaataatttagagAGGATGACGTTGCtaaatatcgatcgtatatacacgtatatctttctctttccttttttttctttctttcttcctctctccttctcacgATTCGTGAAAGGAGATAGCACGGATCGGTCGTACTTGACTTTCGGAAAACCGACGATAGACTGAAAGATACTTCGGGTAGATATTCGAGATGCTAGAATACTATACGTTGGTTCTATAATTAGATAACACACGCAAATAATCTCGTAGATGTATTTGTAACTTTATATACTTTAGTGTGAAACACTCGGACTGACTCGCACACATGCGCGCACACGTGCACGCACACACCTTCACACAGACACACGCACCCATATACGCACGCACAGAGAGGGCATTTataaaacgaagagaacgTAGGTGTAAGGAGGATGACTCAGATTCGATTTATATTCGTCTGATAGAATTCATCTAACGAAAACGTAAATACGTTTGCGCGCGTCCgcgttcttcttcgtttaacgaaaatattctaataaaatatttgtttaaaaaaaaaacttggaTCGTTATAGCGAACGACGGCGAATAACGGATTAACTTGATTCTTcggttctctttcttttataatatcaatacgGAAATAACAGGCGGAAGTGGATATAGGTCGCGGCacgatgaataaaaatgtcaAAGAGAAAACAGTCGATTGGACACAAACGAAAAGTGACGACGATGCTggacgaaagaaaatctttcaacTTTGACCTTTATATCCCATTTCGCACAGGTGTGtgcacgcatacacatactacgggatgatttatttatttattttctttttactttctttcaaagaggaaaacgtatatacgtttgtaCGTACGATAGAAAAGTagaataatgaataatgacGATAAAGCAAGAAGaggagcaggaggaggaggagggggagggggagggtgCAGAGGATGGAAACAAAAGTGTTAGCGAAAAGTGCAAGGGTGTGAACTCGATGAGACTCGAATATGCCAATCATTTCGATTGTACTCAGCTGTGAAGTATCGATTGTTAAAAGTTCGTGAACATCGAATGGTTTCAATGAAGCTTCGAAGCTCGGTTAATCGGGTCATGTTCATCTCCCATTTTCTCTGTATATAAGTACAATGACGTTTGGACTCGAACGTCAATTCGAATTTGCCACGaacttatatatttagaaatttatctACGCTATTTCTATCCGTGTATCTCTgcgagatatttttaatcgtgttcacattaattcctttttccaAGGAAAAACGTGTAAACGAGCGATTAATATTTCGATGGCTGATTTAAAATGGAATTGTATCCaatgaaaagtatatatttgaaaaggataatagatatttcgtaataaaaatcgtGCAATTAAATCGTGCAATcgtgaatgaataaaagacAGTTggcgataataattttattattgccgAGATTTACACAAAAGTTTTTACGAGATaagtagaaagatagagatcgtaaaaaagaaaaaaaaaaggaagtgaTAAGGATCGAACGTTATCTCTCGAAGGCAAACGCGATTAACAAGTTACGAAAACTCCCTGTGATCATTACAAGTccaaataaaacttttattctcGCATGAGTATCGAACGAGGGAAAAAAGGgctcagaaaaaaagaaaaaaggaaaaaaaaattgaaaaaaggaaaaacaaagagaaacaagaacgAGGCTTTAAAGCGCAACGAGAAATATTTCACGAGCCTCGGTGGTTGTGCTGCTACTCGGTTCtactaaaaagaagaaaaaaaataaatatatcccGGTGAAGTTagtttatgaaaagaaaattgcacgaaagaaaaaaagaaaggaaaacaaaaattgagcGGTTGCGGTTTTTCGGATTCGCTGacatttaatcgaaataaaaaccgaacaaaaagaaaatacataaatatatgtataaaataggtaagaaaaaaagtttctcttcgttcctaaaataaaaaaaaaaaagattcgggagagtcaaaaaaaaatggaaagagacaaacaaaaagaaaataaataaataaataaataaataaataaataaataaataaaggacaattttaattagattCGTTCGGAGATGGAAGATCTTTCTAGGAAGGTCGTTAAAAAAGAGACGTGTCATGCAGAGTAAATGGATGTTAAGCGGAGCCCTAACCGGCGTGCACCATCGGTCCTAGCGGGTCGAACCTCACTCTGTGCTCCGAGGAGTTCTGCGTAGCCTGTAGCAAATCGGAGAAGAACCTGTGTCGCCTCAGAGCGAGCTCGTCGCGAGCTACAGGAGTAGCAGGGGGTTCTTGCATACCACTGCATCCCTCCGATCCCGGATcagcttcttcctcttcggACAGCCAACGTGGAATCGCAGAAACTGCGGAAAGCACATTTTTCTTGCCCTATCGTGCTTCGTCTGTCTTgcatcttttatatctttgtcttttattttttctctttttctctttctctgtctctctctctctctctctttcttgtttgaCTCGATTCATTATAAATTAGTGTCACGTCCGAACCGTtgcgataatttatttaaaataatccaACTATTTGCAAAAGGTAcaaacgaaattatatttgcACAAATTTCGGCCATGCATTCGAATTGCGGCTATGTATGTTATACGTGGCTATATTACAaagtaaagattttttttttttttttcccaacgAAAGCGTAGAATCGGAAATGACAAAaccatatatacaaaatattcattcgtaaagaaaaatataccaGCGAAATTCGTCTACGTTCAGCCCGGAAAATGGTTGGCCCGAATTAATCCTCAAAATGGTAGTTCAATTCGAACAATAGGATCGGTTAACGGACGATGGAATAGCAATCttcgataatcgatcgatatcgaatcTCGAAGATTTGCATCCTCGTCCAGAATCACAGAGAAATTACGTCggcaatttctctctctctctctctctctctctctctctctctctctctctctctctctctctctctctctctctctctctctctctttgtctgtctctcaCTCTCCTCACTCACTCATGGTGAAtatcgattttcgatcgagCTCTTCGAGCGAGCATATACCTGGGTAATCATAGGATAATAAAAGACGATAGTCGGTGCAATTTCTAAGGAGACACGAGCCACGGAAACCGAAGTTGGAAACTGCATCCGGCAAAAGTATGATAGATAGACgtagaatcgaatcgaatcaatcgaatcggatcggatcggatcgaagagagtaaataaaataaaaagtaggaACGGACTTTGTAAAGCCTACAACTTGCGTTGTTATCTCATCGATAAATACTTTGTCGACCGAAGccattctctcgttctctatctctttctctttctctctccttctctcaagagaataatagtatatatttcaGTCTGTAATAAAACCGTTTTAGGTCAGATACGTAATCAATTTTCGATGAACGCTCGACCTATCTCGTTTACGATTTGATTGCGGTTCCGACGGTagcaatttttaaagaaaaccACCAAAACAAGAAACTTGCGATAATATAGAAAACTCTAAATACTCTCTAAGGAGGATGAATATTATATCGCTAGGGTAATAACGGAGGATACGGAAATAAGCCGAATAACCCGAATAAtccgaataaaacgaaattcgtgaaagagaaaaaggaagaggaggaagaggaggaggaagacgTCGCTGCCGTCACTGCTGTCGCCACTCGAGTAGATTGAGATACGTCAGCGTTCTTAAGAATACTCGACCTTCCGAGACGAGTAGATGCCGACGAACCACCTGGGGGTTAGTCGATTAGACGAAACATCGCATTCGGTCGACAAAGCGcgattcgttcgaaatatATCCAAGTACTTACATATCTTTGATATCTGTCAGATACtgtgataataataagtgataataataagtgataataataagaaagagagacgattatttatatatatatatatatatatatatatatatatataaagagaaatgaaaaatatcgacgaaCAATGTtctcgattaattttctttcttttttttcccacaCACACATCGTTAGAAATCAAACGATCAAAGATATAGACGAAAAGATAGGGCAAGAAGAGAGCATCAAAGTACCTGTCGTAGTTTTCCCAGTGGTTTCGTTTTCATTAtcattctcgttctcgttcggaCACGATTCGAAAACGGAATCGTCCCCTTCCTCCTCGGGACCGTCGTCGATCGTTCTTTCTATGTAAGCCGAGGCATTGTAAAGATTCGATTTAACTACGACTTTGATGCTAGTAACGGAAGAAGGTTTCGTCGTTTCAACGCCACCGATACCACCATCACCCTCCTCAGCTTTCCCCTCGTTTCCACCCCCCTTAGTCGTTCCCTTAGTGCCTCGTTCCCTATTCGTCTCTTCTACCTCTCCCCCCTCGTGTTCCAACATTCCTTCCTCGtctttcttgattttctcCGCTTTCTCaacctttcctttctcgtcaTTATTACCCGTAGTTAATTTTTCCGAGCTAACTACGTGATTTTCCAATAAAGAAGACCCCTTCTCGCATCTCTGAACCTCGCCATTAGCCTTCTCCTTCATCTCTTCTCGCATTTCGTCCTCGCTTTTCATCGATGAATCTCCGACTTTATTTCCCGACGATTTATTGCTGGTCATTTCGTTGCCCAAAAGCTTTTCCTTCCTCGAACTCTTATTGCAAACGCAGCATTTGAACATCGTCGATTATCGCtgtccttttctatctctttctctttctctctctctctctctctctctctctctctctctctctctctctctctctctctctctctctctctctctctctctctctctctgttgttTTCCTGTCTTCTTTCGCTCTATTATCCGGTTTGTTTATACTGCaaaattgtgtatatatttgtggAGGTCACACAAAACGTATGGAAATAAGAGATACGGAAGAGCTTTTATCGTTTCCGATTTCCACCGGACAATAATCGACGACCTCACACGCAAATagctttttatattcttctattaGATCGTCCTTAGATGATCACGATTATCCTTCGATGCTTTTCTTCGAACACTGTCACTTTTCTAGGGTCGATTCGcgcggagaaaaaaaaatgatcgacgaAGCGTGTACGGCCGATCACCTAAATTTAACTTTTGTTCAACGATTATCGATACACAACGCGCAAAGCGACCTAAGTACTCGTCTATATTTGAATCTCCCTGATTATCATCGACCTAATCCCATCCAAAAtgtttatccttcttcttctttttttcttcttttccttctttttctccttcttcttcgatgatacgttttaataaatacagttgattaataatcaaaacattttcctttttatgcCGTCCGACATGCTGAAATCAagcaggtatatatatatgtatatatatacgtatataatctATCGAATATCTAACGAAAGACATCGACTATTTTAGATCTTCATGATGAAATTTAAACTTTAAATCCCCGTCAAAGTTCTACCCTAAcgagaagatatttttattttaagtttatCCTAAAACGCTTCTTTTGTGAACGTTATTCTACCTTCGCGTGAAACGTCGAGCTTACGGCAGTGAATTCGCGTCGACAAATAAATACTTTATCGTCCGGACCAACTATATAATCTTTGCTTGCTCGAGATACACATCTATAAAATTCGTCGCTTgtagaaataacaaatatcatttttctcgCTCGGAGATGAATTCTCTcttggaaatgaaaaagaatagaacaaaaaggaaaagaaacgaattaaacaaaaaatagcaATTAATTTCTTACACCGATCAAAAGGACAAAACGGAGATATTTTATCTTCGCgactcgtatttttcttttttcttttttatatttcttaactttctttatttcgtataGATACGTCGATACGGTCGTTCGATCGGTCGCGCAAAGAAAAACATGAATATACgaacgaaatggaaaaaaaatttgtttaatcgaCGCTAACGTTACCTACCTACTCTACTTTTCCCGgggaaaattaaaatcgattaaacaCACGCCCAGGCACGCGCTTTCCagattatttctcttctaccGTAGGGAGAAACAGATGTAACCCTTTATTTTTCAaccagagaaaaaaaacaaaagaggtAGGGAAAACATCCGACACGCTTCTAACATAAACTCGAGTAACATAAGTGTACtaaatacacaaatacacgttttttttttaaatagtccCCATATACGATACTGatcaaattattcgatataatatgCAATACCGTATCCGATGAAAacgtttattaaaagaaattttttatttctaatttctaactttttatattgaagaaaaatttttccatcggcgtatttgtattatatatgaaatagcGTTAACGAATATTGACGGAATAATGTGTGTTCTTTGGAAGATATGACGAGGAGGAACGCGCAAAGTCTAACGGACGACTAGGTCCACATTCACCGTTAAACCAGGTCCACCCTAGAAGTGCGCCTGGATTGCGTCTGCGTCCGCGTTCGTGGGTGCGTTCAATCgcaagagagataaatatcaCGTTTTAGTGTCGCGAATGCGCTTTCCCTcgctctatctgtctctttctgtctctctttctccgtctctctctctctctctctctctctctcgcactcttTAATCTCGGTGTCTTATCTTCCCCTTCTTTCCGCTCTTTCGCGTCTTTCCCCTCGAATTCACGTAAACAATAAATTCTTCTAGACGAACGACCTGATatctcgtatttctttttgtctttttttattttttatttttaccattttcttttttaaaagggaaggaagaaaaaaattactccTCCATTTGATTCTTTGAgaataattacgaaaaaaaggaaggaaggaccCTCGAAAACGATAATTAACACGATATCTCCAATTAGCGAccgaagaaaaatggaatgtccgaaagaaaagaagtgaaGTACGTAAGAGTGAAAATTTGCTTgcaaaaggaaacaaaaaaatggatgcaaaaaagaaagtcaaagagaggaaaggagaaaaaatacaacGACGTAGTATTTCCATCAAGGAAAGAGGATACGAATAGAACCAGAGGAAGTCTCGTATTCGTCCtgttatgtatacatacatatatatatatacatatatacatatatacatacatatatatatatatctgctgCAATACTAAAGTAAGcacgtataaataaaacgtcGTCTTTTCGAGAAACGCCCTAGATTcgggaagaaataaaaagggaaaagagaaataagaaaaaagaaaataaaaatagaaaaaagaaagaaaaaagaggcgTTGGCGGATATCGCTTTctcacgacgacgacgtcgaaaGATATTCGACCCTTCGAACTAGGCACGTTCGTTCGGGGGCTGAAACGTGAGAGCATGAAATTTAACGAAAGCCGAGTACATACTacgtagtagtaatagtggtagtagtaacagtagtagtagtagtagtactagaaAGAACTTTGAAATCGAATTTTACCGTCTACCCATtgtatattcttctttctagtttcctcttttcccgatttatttttatcgaactttcgaatattttctttagaacGACAAGAAAATATCCAAGCTTTTGAAACTTCGAGGAAACGCGACTTACATCTTCCAACATAAAAGGCAAGAAAGgaaagatggaaaaataaaaaggaaaaaataataatgaaaaaaaaaaaaaagaaaggaaatataacAGGATATTATTCTCTTTGATGTTGAAGCCTGTTTTCTCGCGTGGCATTAGCtcgtgaaaagagaaagaacgtagAAACGATGTTGAAAAGGCCACTCACCGGGTCTCTTTACCGACGTGCTACATACACCAGAGAAGGACCTTATAAGGCTCGATCCTGGAACTCGCGCAAAAAGGATTCTCTGCAATTTCGCGAGCAATGTGATATCGTCTATGTCTACCTTCTCTATCGTGAGAAAAACTGacgatatatcgatcgtaACATAGAACCTACCTATGTACCTACctagaatttaaaaatgaatttttaacacGCCTCTCGATGCTTTTATACgtgatattttacattatattaatatttattacccTTTGTGAGtttaaattgaaagaaaaaaaaaaaaaaagaaaaaagagagagagaaaaaagaaaagaaaaacaaatacacCGTCGTATTAGTTTCGAAAGCGGCTTCGAATTGGAAATTCTTATCAGTAgatcgatatttaaattagAACAGTTTTAATTTAACTTCGGTGTTACGTATACCCGATGATATACCTACGATCGAGACAATTAGCGTTTACGCTATGTGTTTCGGCGTTAATTAGCTGCATCCTACTTGATCGTTAACACCAGACGGCTTCAACTTTTTCGTTGTGAGAATTAGATACGCTAAAAGAAGGATGTAAACTCGgtcgaaataagaaatttcgGATCGTTACGGCTTACCAAATGTTATGTGGCTAATGAGTTCACCACCCACGAAGGTTCGCTCGATGCAATTGTAGGAAGCGTTAGCCGCAAATGCAAGCTCCTCCTTTCGACTTGAGAAATCTTTGAAATTTGATTGTTCACAATCGTGAACGCACTGATTCAACGGatcattaaaaagaagaagacaccCTCGTTGATGGTGCAACGCCTTTTCCTTCCGTTTAATTTTTCTCGCACTTCCCTCttcttggaagaaaaaaaaactaacacacacacgcgtgcACACACATCGGCTACCTTCTTTCTACGTTCGTCTGAGTCGCgggaaaatagaagaaaaaaaagaaacgaagtttGGACAGTTTGCGATAAGAGAAATTTGATTAGATCGAACGACCCTCGGTGGGGGCGTAGCTCCCAGACTGACGAAAAATAGCCGACACTTTGAGAGATACGGCCGGCGCAATACTGTGGCCTCCTATTCTGAGTTTCGACCGGTGGAGCTGCGGTGCTGCCACGGGGTGGTCGAGACCCGAAATCGTTAAAGCTTTGATAGTGCATGGACCACGTGGCACACAGCCACCCGCACATACAATACTACGATCTGTGGGAAAACTCGGAAATGCAATTTCTCTACAACGTCTGACGGATCTTTCCGGAAATCTGAATTCGTTTCAACAATTTTACCTCTCGATTGtttccatttgtttttttttctttgtgtgtgtttgtgtgtgtgtttgtttgtgTGTTTATGTACATAGGCACGTATCACAAAAATTCTCAATACGACAACAAAGATACGGATTACCGATACTGCA carries:
- the LOC127067133 gene encoding adenylyl cyclase-associated protein 1 isoform X1, yielding MFKCCVCNKSSRKEKLLGNEMTSNKSSGNKVGDSSMKSEDEMREEMKEKANGEVQRCEKGSSLLENHVVSSEKLTTGNNDEKGKVEKAEKIKKDEEGMLEHEGGEVEETNRERGTKGTTKGGGNEGKAEEGDGGIGGVETTKPSSVTSIKVVVKSNLYNASAYIERTIDDGPEEEGDDSVFESCPNENENDNENETTGKTTTVSAIPRWLSEEEEADPGSEGCSGMQEPPATPVARDELALRRHRFFSDLLQATQNSSEHRVRFDPLGPMVHAGCEANDREEHLEDLVNRLENVTKRLERVPAQSAVAQTQETAVQTNTPSPKKPQPVSTRNAAASPLSSPEKASIVWSINGNNNSNNMSIAGYEDLLAGSVKEYLQLSQKIGGDVATHSQMVEKAFQIQLRFIQLAASRSAPMNQSEQMSLLAPTSTQIQQIQEFSEKNRNSAFFNHLAAISGSIPALGWVAVSPTPAPYVKEMNDAGQFYTNRVLKDWKEKDKTHVDWCKAWVQALTDLQQYVRQHHTTGLVWAKSGSAPVGIPPPPPPSMPLPDVSALNVSDDRSALFAEINQGEGITKNLKKVTSDMQTHKNPSLRTGPAPFKAPVLGNAVSAKSVPPANVPIDKPPVFTKDGKKWLVEYHKGNKDLLVDNVEMNNVVYMFRCQDSTMVVKGKVNSIVMDSCRKSSVVFDSVVSSIEFVNCQSVQMQVLGKVPTISIDKTDGCQMYLNSESLDVELITSKSSEMNVMVPKGNGDYTEYPVPEQFKTTISPKGLSTIAVDSLG